In Primulina huaijiensis isolate GDHJ02 chromosome 6, ASM1229523v2, whole genome shotgun sequence, a single window of DNA contains:
- the LOC140979302 gene encoding non-functional NADPH-dependent codeinone reductase 2-like isoform X2, with translation MDANPIILAIPEINLNSGTGKIPVLGFGTASDPPVDSETTKRAVLEAIQVGYRHFDTASLYNSEKPLGEAVVEAVNRGLIKSREELFITSKLWCNDAHGQYVLPALMKTLKNLDTGYVDLYLIHWPVSAKPGKMEYPIKEDDFLPMDFATVWAAMEECQRTGLTKSIGVSNFSCRKLQEILDIAKIPPAVEVNPCWQQKKLREFCKDRGILVVAYSTLGSVGTFYGTERVLESEVLKQIAQAKGKTVAQVCLRWAYEQGIGLLVKSFNKERMEQNADILGWSLSSEEVDKISKIPQGKVCLGLDYRSVRGPYKTIEELWDGEI, from the exons ATGGATGCCAATCCAATCATCTTAGCTATCCCAGAAATCAATCTGAATTCAGGCACTGGAAAGATACCTGTTCTTGGATTTGGAACAGCATCTGATCCTCCTGTTGATTCGGAAACCACAAAGAGAGCTGTTTTAGAAGCCATCCAAGTTGGTTACAGGCATTTTGACACTGCTTCACTGTATAATTCAGAGAAACCTCTTGGAGAAGCCGTAGTTGAAGCTGTAAACAGGGGCCTGATCAAGTCGCGGGAAGAGCTATTTATCACTTCTAAGCTTTGGTGTAATGATGCTCATGGCCAATATGTTCTCCCAGCACTAATGAAAACCCTCAA AAATCTAGATACGGGTTATGTTGATTTGTATCTGATACATTGGCCTGTGAGTGCTAAGCCTGGAAAAATGGAGTATCCCATTAAAGAAGATGACTTTCTTCCTATGGATTTTGCCACGGTCTGGGCAGCCATGGAAGAGTGCCAAAGAACTGGCCTTACAAAATCTATCGGAGTCAGCAATTTTTCTTGCAGGAAGCTTCAGGAAATCTTGGACATTGCGAAGATTCCACCTGCT GTTGAGGTGAATCCATGTTGGCAACAAAAGAAGCTGAGAGAATTCTGCAAGGATAGGGGAATTCTTGTTGTTGCTTATTCTACTTTAGGATCGGTTGGAACATTTTATGGGACAGAAAGAGTTCTGGAATCAGAAGTGCTCAAGCAAATAGCCCAGGCCAAAGGGAAGACTGTAGCTCAG GTTTGCTTGagatgggcttatgagcaaggaattGGATTGTTGGTGAAGAGTTTTAATAAAGAGAGAATGGAGCAAAATGCAGACATATTAGGGTGGTCTTTAAGTAGTGAAGAAGTTGATAAGATTAGCAAAATCCCACAAGGCAAAGTATGTCTTGGATTGGATTACAGATCAGTCCGCGGCCCTTACAAGACAATTGAGGAACTTTGGGATGGAGAAATTTGA
- the LOC140979302 gene encoding non-functional NADPH-dependent codeinone reductase 2-like isoform X1, with product MDANPIILAIPEINLNSGTGKIPVLGFGTASDPPVDSETTKRAVLEAIQVGYRHFDTASLYNSEKPLGEAVVEAVNRGLIKSREELFITSKLWCNDAHGQYVLPALMKTLKNLDTGYVDLYLIHWPVSAKPGKMEYPIKEDDFLPMDFATVWAAMEECQRTGLTKSIGVSNFSCRKLQEILDIAKIPPAVNQVEVNPCWQQKKLREFCKDRGILVVAYSTLGSVGTFYGTERVLESEVLKQIAQAKGKTVAQVCLRWAYEQGIGLLVKSFNKERMEQNADILGWSLSSEEVDKISKIPQGKVCLGLDYRSVRGPYKTIEELWDGEI from the exons ATGGATGCCAATCCAATCATCTTAGCTATCCCAGAAATCAATCTGAATTCAGGCACTGGAAAGATACCTGTTCTTGGATTTGGAACAGCATCTGATCCTCCTGTTGATTCGGAAACCACAAAGAGAGCTGTTTTAGAAGCCATCCAAGTTGGTTACAGGCATTTTGACACTGCTTCACTGTATAATTCAGAGAAACCTCTTGGAGAAGCCGTAGTTGAAGCTGTAAACAGGGGCCTGATCAAGTCGCGGGAAGAGCTATTTATCACTTCTAAGCTTTGGTGTAATGATGCTCATGGCCAATATGTTCTCCCAGCACTAATGAAAACCCTCAA AAATCTAGATACGGGTTATGTTGATTTGTATCTGATACATTGGCCTGTGAGTGCTAAGCCTGGAAAAATGGAGTATCCCATTAAAGAAGATGACTTTCTTCCTATGGATTTTGCCACGGTCTGGGCAGCCATGGAAGAGTGCCAAAGAACTGGCCTTACAAAATCTATCGGAGTCAGCAATTTTTCTTGCAGGAAGCTTCAGGAAATCTTGGACATTGCGAAGATTCCACCTGCTGTAAACCAA GTTGAGGTGAATCCATGTTGGCAACAAAAGAAGCTGAGAGAATTCTGCAAGGATAGGGGAATTCTTGTTGTTGCTTATTCTACTTTAGGATCGGTTGGAACATTTTATGGGACAGAAAGAGTTCTGGAATCAGAAGTGCTCAAGCAAATAGCCCAGGCCAAAGGGAAGACTGTAGCTCAG GTTTGCTTGagatgggcttatgagcaaggaattGGATTGTTGGTGAAGAGTTTTAATAAAGAGAGAATGGAGCAAAATGCAGACATATTAGGGTGGTCTTTAAGTAGTGAAGAAGTTGATAAGATTAGCAAAATCCCACAAGGCAAAGTATGTCTTGGATTGGATTACAGATCAGTCCGCGGCCCTTACAAGACAATTGAGGAACTTTGGGATGGAGAAATTTGA